A window of Candidatus Cloacimonas sp. contains these coding sequences:
- a CDS encoding NAD-dependent epimerase/dehydratase family protein, which translates to MKIAVTGANGFVGSNLVKHFISPANEVKAIIRANASTALIPRDAHIVRVDYNDVPSLLSAFTGIDIIIHNAGKTKALDAEQMFNTNLGIAEKVIEAVNRISEQLQIIYLSSQAASRPSVNNIPVKEDEPSAPLTSYGKSKLAAEQAFREKCRKNYTIIRPCSLYGCGDKDFLQLFKMVDRGFSFKIGHRDKLLNMLYISELCSFIELCLHNPAAYFQTFFATDGQVYKQSDIFTSIANALNKHPLQITIPEKLAKAVFYTGDLYGHLFHKEVVANKEKMKEILADSWLADISKARNILGWQPEANLAKNIKETATCYRTLGWL; encoded by the coding sequence ATGAAAATCGCAGTTACAGGTGCTAACGGATTTGTAGGTAGTAACTTAGTTAAGCACTTTATTTCTCCGGCTAATGAAGTTAAAGCTATCATTCGTGCCAATGCTTCCACTGCCTTGATTCCGCGTGACGCACATATCGTAAGAGTGGATTATAATGATGTTCCTTCCCTTCTTTCTGCATTCACCGGTATAGATATAATAATTCACAATGCGGGAAAAACCAAGGCACTTGATGCCGAACAAATGTTCAATACTAATTTGGGAATAGCTGAAAAAGTAATTGAAGCGGTCAATAGAATTTCCGAGCAGTTGCAAATAATTTATCTAAGTTCCCAGGCAGCATCCCGTCCCAGCGTTAATAATATCCCTGTAAAAGAAGATGAACCGAGCGCACCTTTAACCTCTTACGGAAAAAGTAAATTGGCTGCAGAACAGGCATTCAGGGAAAAGTGCCGGAAAAATTACACTATTATTCGCCCCTGTTCCCTATACGGTTGTGGTGATAAGGATTTTTTGCAGCTTTTTAAAATGGTGGATAGAGGTTTTAGTTTCAAAATCGGGCATCGGGATAAGCTGTTAAATATGCTTTATATTTCTGAATTATGTAGTTTTATTGAGCTTTGTTTACATAATCCCGCGGCTTATTTTCAAACCTTTTTTGCTACCGATGGACAGGTCTATAAACAAAGCGATATTTTTACTTCCATTGCCAACGCCCTGAATAAACATCCACTGCAAATTACGATTCCGGAAAAGTTAGCCAAAGCTGTTTTTTACACAGGAGACCTCTACGGGCATCTTTTCCATAAAGAAGTGGTTGCCAATAAAGAGAAGATGAAAGAAATTCTGGCAGATAGCTGGCTGGCTGATATTAGTAAAGCCAGGAACATATTAGGATGGCAACCTGAAGCAAATTTGGCAAAAAATATAAAGGAGACCGCAACTTGTTATCGCACTTTGGGTTGGCTTTAA
- a CDS encoding TatD family hydrolase, with product MRIFETHAHLDHPDFDADRETIISKCFSSGIEYIINVASNKETAFSSLELAKKHLHIFATVGFHPHDAMDFDAEVVKKLAREKKVLAIGEIGLDFFRNLSPFTVQREVFDNQAHLAMQYDLPVIVHDRDAHQECFNILKKNGVKEAVFHCFTGDIVFAQQVLDEGWMISFTGNITYANSKLDDVIRLVPLDRFMVETDSPYLPPHPHRGKRNSPLYLPLVVGKIAEVKEISPNEVAEHSFANAYRFFRIPPDPVKASHKKAGHKKA from the coding sequence ATGAGAATATTTGAAACACACGCTCATCTGGATCATCCCGATTTTGATGCTGATAGAGAGACCATTATCAGTAAATGTTTTAGCAGCGGGATTGAATATATCATCAATGTCGCTTCCAATAAGGAAACCGCTTTCAGCTCTTTAGAACTGGCTAAAAAGCATTTGCATATATTTGCTACAGTTGGTTTTCACCCGCACGACGCAATGGATTTTGATGCGGAAGTAGTAAAAAAACTGGCGCGGGAAAAAAAGGTTTTGGCTATCGGAGAAATCGGATTGGATTTTTTTCGGAATTTATCCCCTTTTACTGTTCAGCGTGAGGTCTTTGATAATCAGGCACATTTAGCGATGCAATATGATTTACCGGTAATTGTTCACGATAGAGATGCTCACCAGGAATGTTTTAATATTCTTAAAAAGAACGGTGTGAAAGAGGCGGTCTTTCATTGTTTTACCGGTGATATTGTCTTTGCTCAACAGGTCTTGGATGAGGGTTGGATGATATCTTTTACCGGTAATATCACTTATGCCAATTCCAAACTGGATGATGTTATTCGTTTAGTGCCTTTGGATAGATTTATGGTAGAAACGGATAGTCCCTATCTGCCTCCCCATCCGCATAGAGGAAAAAGAAATTCTCCTTTATACCTGCCTTTAGTGGTGGGAAAAATTGCCGAAGTAAAAGAAATCAGTCCCAATGAAGTAGCCGAGCATTCTTTTGCCAATGCTTATCGTTTTTTCCGTATTCCTCCTGATCCTGTGAAGGCATCACATAAAAAAGCTGGACACAAGAAAGCTTAG